CACTGGTCCaacattttctttccaaatcgcAAGGCACAAACCCAGCCACCAACGTCACAAGTGATGGTGTCTTTTCTTAATCTTGTCTTTTTGTAGGCCTACCCAGGAGGATCCTAGACAGCCACTCAAATTTATCAATTTGCCGGAATATTTGGACTTCAAACCTTGCAAGTTGATCTCCATATATTAGAGACGTGAACACTGtgaaatcctttttttttttcttaaaaataataCAAAGAATATTTCAATATTATCAGATTAATTTCCTTGTATCTGTACGTCCCGTCCTCCAAAAATACACACAAGTGGTAGAAAGGTAATTTGAACACACAACCTTAAAACCTAGCTAGGCAATCCTGAAATCATTGGAGCCAACCCTGGAGACGAAGACCGTGAAGGCCTTTGGTCTCCTTCTTTTTTATCTGTTCCGTTCagataaagcaaaaaaaattgaGTAAGGGAAGAAAAAGCAACACACGTCGTGGACGTTGTGGTAAAAACTCTTCTGCTTTATTCTTTTCTCCTTCCTCTTCCATtgccaaaagaataaaaaactgCCATACATATCTCCAGCAAGAAAGCGGATAAGAATAAATTGGCGCCTCATTTTACCTTTCTACGCTTTACTCGGAAAAATTTAACGGTGAATCAAAATTATATCCTACTCCCTCAAGCTCGTAGCATAAGATCAAGTTTGGATCTGTGGAGGCTTTGAGATTAATGACTGAAATTGACAACTCAAAAATTAAAGACTGTAAGTTTAAatctctttctctcttcttgCTCTTTAAATCTTACCCTTTTCTTGTCTGacataaaagatttttttttttttttttataaaaaaaaattaaccctCGGAGCTAGGAGTAGAATCAACAAGAGACACTCTTTGCATAAGTTTTGCGGATAGAAAATTTGGTGGGAAGAAAAGCATAATAATGTTGTCTGACGAAATGTTAAATCTGAGGTCTAAATGCAAGCACGAATGTCACACGCAATCAGAAATGTATGGCTCCGAAGGACCCATAAGCtgtttgcttgtttttgtttcaTGGACTCCAATTCCACTTCATTCTCCTTGTCTCCTTCGACCCCGGAAAACAAATGCCAAAAAATAAGACTCACATCACGATGTCAAGCCAATCACCTAATTGCCCCTCTTGGTTAACGTTGCTTATACGACATCATACAATATTTGTAGCCATAAGATCTGATACATGAGTAACATCTTCTTTAGCCAACTACTTCTAATCAAAAGAGTTTTAAAATTCTACTTGAATGTAAATCGAGAGATCAAATTTCATTGTCTACATTCTAAAATTCAACTTCCTGAAAATGTCGTCAGTAAGAGCGTAAGCATCTATTTGAGCTGGTGATAGTTCAATCATTTCCGAATTGTTTTTAGACTAacaccttcttcttcttcttttttttttatccgaaACGGCATACATGAGTAACATCTTCATATCAGGCTTTTGGGCTCCAAAAATCGACCAATGCAAAAGACGTGTACTAGCAATGCTATCTCCTATTAACAtcatttttcccaaaaaaatgaaaattgattGCAGGTGCAACCGTGGATCCAGATCCGCGACCCAATAAAGTCGTGACTGGTGGTGCGGCTTGATTCAAACCCCATCAACTTTATCTGCGTGACAACTATTGTGAACAAAAGGGCCTTTATAgaacattttttattttctgtcTACACAGGGTATCCGAATTTTCGAACTGATAATATCTAATGACCCGACTAATCTTCTGCGACTCGGGAAAGGAGGCCCCACTCCACACCGAGCATTTGCACGTAGGACTCGAACCCTAGTTGGCCAGGACCTTTTGATTGCCATATCCTAACTAGAGGGAGCGGACCGCTCGAGCTAGTCCGCTGCGGCCTATAGAATTAACTTTATCATATCTACAACTAACTTGACTTGGGTGAGTCGACTACCAAGTAAAAAGGCGCATGATATTTGTTTAATTGTAGATTATGAGATCAAATCTTTATGCTTGTCCTAAAATCCTGGGGTAATGCACTTTGACACCGAGCCGATCTTCTTGAACAATGAAAACTTTCAAAAAACTTGGCTAGACTTTTCGTTTTGATGATGGCTATACCAAAATGTTTTAAATTAAAGCGAGCAAGATATCGTTTTATTTTCATGCACTATCTCTCAAAGTTAAAGTTTTCTTCACAGGAATGACATTAACTTGAAAGTTTGGTTAAATATCGTATTGATCGTCaatatcaaaattgaaataagaTCACGGAATTGTCATGGGAGGGAGGAATTGGCCCTCCATATATAATGGGACGGTCCATTGCCCTTAGCCTAATGTTGTGCGATCATTTTCATATATTTATTAAATGAGCCCTACCAAGTTCTTCATAGAGAGCCAAGATTCCATACGGAAGATGACTATTCCGATTAGCCATAGAATAGACTCTTATCATCTGTAAAGCCAAGGATAGCGCTAGAAGAAATCCTCTGATTCCCTAATAATGGCCCCAATCTTGTCGTTATATCTTCCTGCAGCATTTTCCCATTTCATAAACAACAAGACTAGAGTTAAGTGACCAAAAttaacagaaaagaaaaagagagagaatttCTTGACGAGCATAAGAACCCTCCTGGATTTGTAACtactaaatttaaaaaaaaaaaaaaagaggatagaTTAGGATTTGTAACTAATCTATTCCTCTAAATTAGGATAGATTAGGTCATAAAAAAAAGATttataattaataaaaaaaaataaaaaataggagAAGAAAGAAGTGGGTGACAGAGAGTCCACACTCGGGTCTTGTACCAAATAAAGCGACCAAATCGAATTAATTCCGTGAAATTGATTGAAGTGTTCGTTTTCTCTATAAACCTCAGCGCTGATACAAGTACGAAAACTCAAAAAGTTTGTCCCAGGTAATAATTACTTCCTCGGACGAAAAGACTGGCCCAAACTTTTCTGGGTCTTCTTTTCAGCCAGCTAGATCGAATCGGAAAAGGAAGCTTATGCCAAAAATCAAACATCCCAATTTACGAGCCCATGACCATATATGGACTAATCTACGCTGTTTGCTCAAACTATAAAAGTCAGATTTCTACATTTTGAGGCTTGTACAAGACCCAAGCAAACTATGCACATTAGTCGAATTCgacaatttaataaatattctTCTAAAGTTTAAATTTTAACTTTTGACAATGCCAAATTCTACCCTCGAAATTTTGTCTAGTATCTAAACTCTTGATTTCAATCACGCATCACCTCACTAACGGCTAGCCTTCCGGGCTTTTTAAATACGTTTGATAAGATTGAAAtatgaaaattcaaaatttgatgtTTGAATCCGTTGAGTTACTGAATTATTAATTACTAGATTCGATATATTTGAGTATATGTCACATTAACTGATAAATGAATATATTATCGTTTTTTTTTAGAGTAAGATTTGCTTAAAAAATTGAGCATCACTTAATTAAGACACATGTTCTATCTTTTAGAATTAAACGCGTCCGAACATTTAAGCGTTGAATCGAATTGCGGCCAAACAAGGGCTTAATCTTGCATGCACGATGAACTCCCGGAGAATAAAGGATTAGAGGCCTCTTGCAAGACGGAGACGCGGGACCGGTAGAATACCAGGAAAAAATTGTGGACTGGACGGGCTAAAAGCCTAAAACAAATTCCCTTAAGTTGCGGACCACCACATTCTCCAATCAAAAATCTTGGCTACGTTCATTACATCTGTCTATATATCAATTTGACCCAACGTAAGGCAATCCGAGCCCACATGTCAGCCGCGACCACTCCACCCCAGCCCCATGCAGGTTGTGCAATCAAAGACTGTAACATGGTGGCTGCTGCTGCTCAGTATCTTAGCTTGGGATGCCTTAAAGatcttggtcgtttgcatgtcttCCCCAACTCACATACCTACTTCATTTAATGAATCACAACTTCTTCGCATTCATTTCGTAGGCTGCTCTTTCACTTAAAATTAACCACTACTTGTATAATCCGTCTATGGCCccaaaatttcagcaatacaACATCACTTtcggtttttttcttttccgatTTATGGAAGGAACTTCCCATCTTAAGCAGTTAAGCTACGGCAAGGCTCCCACATTGTCCCAAGATTATGGCACCACTTTTATCATCCCATGCGTCCATGAATAGTTCTGTCGGTTATGAATTTTATGTAAATTTCCTTAGAGATGATCAGAATGCTAGGGTTGATTTGTGATTAATCTAAAGATGAATTCATAAGCAACCAACAACCTTacggaaaagaagaaaaagttgcTGCATAATTGCGGGACATTCGTGTTATTCAGTTACCAGTTTATTAGTGATCTCAGGATCTCATAATTAAAATACTAGCTACTAAGTAACGATACTTTTTGGTAGTACGGACAGTTCCCTTGAACTCCTTCAGACTTTTGGGTACGTGACCTCACATACACAGACACAGTTGCGTGCAGCCACCGGAAAACACAAAGACCTTGTCGAAACTGGCTGATAAAAGTTGAGTGCACTTTCCTGTTATATAAAagggagaaggaagaaaaaaggagCCATGACAGATGTTATTTTGATCCTTCCCCTTTCTTGGGATAATTTTATACTAAGCTACAAAATGCTGATTAGCCTCGACGGCTGATTACCTGGCAATAAATTAATCAGTGATTATTATCTAAGCAAAATaataaaatgttatatgtaCAAAATCTTCCTAATCCTAAAAAATGGCAGCATTTTCCGCAATGCTGTCCAACCTCTCTAGTTTCTTTCTTTAGTACTGAATTCTTCATGCACTAGTTGTGGATTGGCGGTTTTCTTTTGGCCGGAGAATAATCCATCCCAGCTATGTCTAATATGTCCGGATAATGATCGAGGGCTGTCTCCGGCGGGTGGTGAGTCGATGGTGATGAATTAACcgagaaattttcttcttttccaccTAATCTGTCACTACTTGATTGGCCCTCCAGTACCGGCTCAGCTTTCTTATAATTTCCTTGGTGATCATTCTTGTCATTCTGTGCATGAACCATGGAGTTATGTAAAGAAGAGAGTGAGTAAAAGAGAGGGGTTTGTTTCTATGGGTTTTCCCCCCTTTTTACGGCGTAAATTAAGTAGAGTACTATTTAGCAGAAGTTGAAACCAACCTTCGAGGTGGTGGTGGTAGTGGTGGGGATCGTGCTAGAAGGAGAGAGAGTTTTTTTCATAACTTTTCTATTTGATCCTGCAAACAGTTGAAGAAAATAAACCATTTTCAGAACCATTTGGGAAATGAGACCCAATATACAGTAGTgctaattgatttgcaatttctCAGAACAGCATTTCCATGATTCAATATCTAAGCAAACAATATCCACCAAAACGTTGAACCTCAGCTACTCAAGTTAAACAACCTTCTATTCTTTTCGAAGTGCTATACTTGAAGGACAAGGATAGAATTAattaattgtccaaaaattgaagatgaaagagaaaatttaatcatactactactactactactactactactactactaataGTAGGAAGAGATTTAGTGATGCTTAGGGTTGTGAATCTTTGGTCCATAGTAATCTTCGTGGATGCTTGGTAACCAATGATGGGAATGCTTTGTTACTCTAGAAGAAACTCTTGTGTTCTTGGTACCTAATTCTGAGCCATGACTCTCCACGCTAGGGTTCACCTGATCTTCAACTCCAATACTACTACTGCTCAAATCACTTTTGTCTTCCTGCATGCATTAAAAGAATAATCAATTATAAATTTTTACAGTTTGTACAAATCTTAGagaaaattaaggggaaaaCACAAGTTGTGATACTTGGGAAATCAGAAATCATGAAATGTTGTTGCACTTGGATACTCACATGGACTTTGTGTTGTTCTGCTAAGGAAGAATCCTTTATCAAGCGTGCACCTATGAAATGGTTAGAAATAATTCAGTATGAAAAACACTATTATAAAAGAAGTGCCACTCTGAAGGAACATATACTGCAGAAACGCATGTACCTTGAGCTTGATGATCAACTAGGATTGACAGAAGTAGAAGAGAGATTATCGAAAACTTCCTCATTCTGGGCTAGCTTGTCAGAAAAGTGTGCTGCTAAGTGGTGCAGAAGACTGTAAATGATTGGCAGATTTTTGGGAAATCTTTAAAGGTTGAAGTTATGGTAGGAAACAGAATGTGAATCTTCTTGGCCTCCTGAAAAACCTGAGCTGTGTGTCTTGAAACACAAGGAGGGCCAGcttgggatatatatatataccatgAGAAGGGCTATGGCTTCACTTATAATTTAAAGAGCGTGGCTTTGTATGTTAGGGGATTTACATATATGCCTTTTGTGTTCATTTTTTTAGTAATACTTTTCTTCCTCGAAAGAGATCTTAAACTTTTTGATAAAGAAAAGGTTGATTATACAAATTCAAGTCATGGTTGGAGGGGAACAAAATGTCCACGCAAAATATTGGGGGCGCCATTTTCATAAAAGCGAGAGAACTTAGGCGACCATATCCAAACAAGATACCACTTGCTAGAAACTAAAAGAAAAGAGTTAAAAGTACAACATCTTTTGTATCTTTTTTTGCATTATTGCCCGGTACAGCAGGCTTTGGATGTCTCATCTGTTGGGTGGTCGTCCTAAATCTTTGCTCATTTCGTAAGTGACTACACTTGGTCTCTATCAAATATTTGCCACAAGGCACAAACATCCCACATTGTCGAAAAGCTTGATCTTACTTTTCATGGATCCATGCAAATTGTAACAGTGTGAATCCAAGAGGCATATCCCGCAATTGTGAATGATTGGCCAATCGCTGACCATCCCCTGCCCCATGAATCTATTATGATAGCTTCTCATCATTCAAGGTTCCTTCTTTTCACCTCCTCAACTAGACAATTACCTTTCCATTTCTGTGATTAATCTTATCACGTGGCCCCTGATATATACGTATAGCGTCCAAGTCCAATGATCAAAATCTATCAGTTGGACAGCACGAACAATGAAGGAGCTAGACTAGACAACAACCTGATGGGAGGATTAAGGAAAGCCGTAAATTCAAGCCTGGGATAAGACTAGAAGCAGCCTGTGTTTTTGTTCACGACTGTTGATGGTAATTGGCATTTTGGAAGCACATGCAATTTTGTCCCCGAAGTCAATTCCACTGGATTAATATATTAGCTTGACTTAGTTCGACCAGTAAATTCTCCTCGTAtctttgttcaaaatttttggactCTCTCGTGAGAAGGTGAATCCAAGTTCCGCTCGAATCCAAAGGTGTTAACTAGCTAGTCCAAAACTAAATCCCCTACCAAAAAGAGGGTGAAGATGCATGACAATAGAAAACCATCACAATTGACttgtgaaaaacaaaaaaaaaaaaaaaaattcgttgTAGTGTTCTATCAAATTGAGCAATTTGTGAAATTTAATTTTCCTTATGTGTAGCTTGGCATATGAAATTATTCAAACactattttgtttctaaaattaattttctagacccgaaaattttcccATTTGCTCTCCCAAGTTCTGCATAAAGTCTCCTATGTGCGAGCTTTTAACTCAATAAGAACTTGCTCCTTTATTCTTGATTCTACTGTCTTTCTTTCGTTCCTTCTCAAGTCTATTTCTTTACGGAAATGGGGGCGGCCCTTTAATTATTGGTGGCgcttcaaagaaagaaagaaagaaaagaaaagaaaagaaaataaaccgtTAGAGAGCAGGTGTGAAAAATGAATGAGGAGGGTCAAAGGACGTGCCACGTCGTCACCAACATAAGGGGTCATAGCCCATGTGTCGAGGGAAACAAGACAGTAAATGCGACGGCGACGGAGGACAGTCGCCGGTCCCCCGTCGTGTCCATGCACTACAGTGAGTACGGGTAAAATTGACATTATCAGGCGTGGCCGGTCTTGTCTTTTGTGGGACTCCGATCGGCGTCCAGACTGAGATGAGCACCATCCACGTGGACGTCTCCATCTGGGGCCCACGGGGAGAGTGACGTGGCGCAGAAGTTGGCCACGTGGATGCCAATGGCTCGTGCTTTCTGCTTCTTCTTTAGGTGACAGGGAAACAGACCCAATGGGCGACCTTGTGGGGTGAGTTCAGCTACTTGCGGCCAATTCTATTACTAgtccaaatatatatatatatatatatatatatataatttgaaaCTGTGGATCGCTTTAATTTTCGGGTCGTCGCAAAAATGCTTCATTTCAAGGTCCTTTCTACTTTTCTTTGCATCAAAACGATCCtctttaatttccattttcatgggttcttttttttttttttggggttggcTCATGCAAATTGCTTATCAAGAAAGTTTAGCTCAGTAACTTCAAAACCAGGATTATATGCTGAAACGGGATCCAGAACAATCGTTCCAATGCAAATAGTTTGACACTGTCACACTGAGACTAGGTGTATCCACGGTTACAGCATTTTTTTTGCAGCAGAAAACGTGACATAATTCTTGGGAAGACAGAAATATAATCGGTTGACTTAAAAATGACTAGGGACCATATGAAATTGGTGGAAGGATCCATATCATAAACATTAATTAAGGTCGTTAACCGGAATAGCCGACAAAGAAACATTTCGTGCACGTTCAAAGAAAACACAAGAAACATTTCGTGTTTTCTAGGAAATGGTTAGAAAATAATGGACCACCAGCCGTCTAATACTGGACTGCTACTAACAAAAgtcttctcttctcttccaCTGAGGtaaaatttgtatatttttgaAGTTTAAGGTGGACTTGTTGCTGTTTCTTCTATACAAGCTTAGCGTTTTGCTACGGAGGCCACTTGCCAGGTGCTGCAGACTTGTAACTGACGAGACGATGTGGAGCGGGTGCCTACATCTCTCCAAATAGTGGAAGGCAGTGGCTTAATTTTCTGACAACAAATCCAACTTGATTTGAATGGTCAGTGAGGCTTGTCGGAAGAAACTTGTCAGGCATCATTAATGGCTGAATTAGG
The Coffea arabica cultivar ET-39 chromosome 6c, Coffea Arabica ET-39 HiFi, whole genome shotgun sequence genome window above contains:
- the LOC113692423 gene encoding uncharacterized protein, translating into MRKFSIISLLLLSILVDHQAQGARLIKDSSLAEQHKVHEDKSDLSSSSIGVEDQVNPSVESHGSELGSNRKVMKKTLSPSSTIPTTTTTTSKNDKNDHQGNYKKAEPVLEGQSSSDRLGGKEENFSVNSSPSTHHPPETALDHYPDILDIAGMDYSPAKRKPPIHN